A section of the Candidatus Anstonellales archaeon genome encodes:
- a CDS encoding class III signal peptide-containing protein, producing the protein MKKKGQLSAEFLLLFLIFLFMLSVSLYSLSRLQLYAGEEIKKASMKRLVERIAYKIKEVCILGEGNVRVLREEGISDFELIKDRDILKLKSGTSEAEMKAECGFEILDRIYKGGSVLVEMRDGMVRIREPK; encoded by the coding sequence ATGAAGAAGAAAGGCCAGCTATCTGCAGAGTTTCTTCTTCTTTTTCTTATTTTTCTTTTTATGCTATCTGTCTCACTTTACTCTCTCTCACGTCTCCAACTATACGCCGGTGAGGAGATAAAAAAGGCTTCAATGAAAAGATTAGTTGAACGGATAGCTTACAAAATCAAGGAAGTTTGTATTCTTGGAGAAGGAAATGTCCGGGTTTTGAGAGAGGAAGGGATTTCTGATTTTGAGCTAATAAAAGATAGGGATATCCTCAAATTAAAATCCGGGACAAGCGAAGCTGAAATGAAAGCTGAGTGTGGGTTTGAAATTTTGGATAGAATATATAAAGGTGGTTCAGTCCTTGTTGAAATGCGTGATGGGATGGTAAGAATCAGAGAGCCGAAATAA
- the pgk gene encoding phosphoglycerate kinase, translating into MNLLDNYDFRGKRVFVRPDLNCPIDEKTGRVEKSPRVIEHAKTTILELSEKGAKVIVLAHQGRKGEPDCVSLNQHAKFLEEETGKRVIFVPDVCGHMAKKAISNLKNGEILLLENVRFLDDETAFRTPQEYSKSSLVKNLLPFCDAFVLDGFSVSHRAQASVIGFISKPTFAGRVMEKELAALSHLKNPLRPCTFILGGAKPEDSIPILEHWLSQKKADYFLCGGVLGLLILLASGVNLGKTKRYMEEKNHTKHIPLIRGLLEKYQKHIKLPLDVAYDKNGQRHECPTSSLPIPHDIYDIGTDTQSEFSSLIKRSKTIIINGPLGVYENNEFAKGTRAVLEAIASTNSFSIVGGGHTLSAIEKFEIDKKKFSYISLAGKALVEYLSGKSLPGLEILRKHK; encoded by the coding sequence ATGAATTTACTGGACAATTACGATTTTAGGGGAAAGAGAGTCTTTGTTCGTCCAGATTTAAACTGCCCTATCGACGAAAAAACAGGTAGAGTTGAAAAATCACCTCGAGTGATAGAGCATGCAAAAACTACCATTCTTGAGCTTTCAGAAAAGGGCGCAAAGGTTATCGTTCTTGCACACCAAGGAAGAAAAGGAGAACCAGACTGCGTGTCTCTTAACCAACATGCGAAATTCTTGGAAGAAGAAACAGGCAAACGCGTCATATTTGTTCCGGATGTCTGTGGGCATATGGCCAAAAAAGCAATAAGCAACCTAAAAAATGGAGAGATACTTCTACTTGAAAACGTGCGTTTTTTGGATGATGAAACAGCATTCAGAACTCCGCAGGAATACTCCAAATCATCACTTGTAAAAAACCTACTTCCATTTTGCGATGCTTTTGTGCTTGATGGATTTTCAGTCTCTCACCGGGCTCAAGCTTCAGTCATCGGTTTCATTTCAAAGCCGACTTTTGCAGGGCGGGTCATGGAAAAGGAACTAGCCGCTCTCTCTCATCTCAAAAATCCATTGCGCCCATGCACTTTCATACTTGGAGGAGCAAAGCCAGAGGATTCAATACCAATCCTTGAGCATTGGCTTTCACAAAAAAAGGCCGATTATTTTCTTTGCGGAGGAGTGCTTGGCTTGTTAATCCTTCTTGCTTCAGGCGTAAATCTTGGTAAAACGAAGCGATATATGGAGGAAAAAAATCATACCAAGCATATCCCGCTAATACGAGGCTTATTAGAAAAATATCAAAAACACATAAAGCTCCCCTTGGATGTTGCTTACGACAAAAACGGCCAACGGCACGAATGCCCCACATCCAGCCTGCCAATTCCGCATGACATCTACGATATAGGAACCGATACACAATCTGAATTCTCCAGCCTAATAAAGCGCTCAAAGACAATAATAATAAACGGCCCCCTCGGAGTTTATGAAAATAATGAATTTGCAAAGGGCACTCGTGCGGTTCTTGAGGCAATAGCCTCTACTAATTCGTTTTCCATAGTAGGTGGCGGACACACTCTTTCAGCAATAGAAAAGTTTGAAATTGACAAGAAAAAATTTTCTTATATCTCCCTTGCAGGAAAGGCTCTTGTTGAATACCTATCAGGAAAAAGTCTTCCAGGATTGGAGATACTCAGGAAACACAAATAA